A genomic window from Mobula hypostoma chromosome 14, sMobHyp1.1, whole genome shotgun sequence includes:
- the LOC134356591 gene encoding uncharacterized protein LOC134356591: MSILGQLTHPDTELSPVAPSGCLHVTVATPVHHINRWAKAAEGSQGPPTPVKTIISTFNTNTIRLLPRCTELASQASSYEISILGIQEHRCVHPDEEIRFTEVEGMHLITSSAWRELATMSAQGGVGLMVNSKAKEALRGVVSVSDRILTAEFDGNPVTSVIICYSPHNSSEEKEVEAFYSKLHQAVTSIPAHNFLAVLGDFNDRVY, translated from the exons atgtccattctgggacagctcactcaccCGGATACTGAgctgtcacctgtggctccaagtggctgtttgcatgtgacagttgCCACCCCGGTACACCACATCAACAGGTGGGCTAAAGCGGCTGAGGGTAGCCAGGGACCTCCAACCCCG GTAAAAACGATCATCTCAACCTTCAACACAAACACCATCCGCCTCTTGCCTCGATGCACAGagttggcatcacaggcaagcagcTACGAGATCTCCATCCTGGGGATCCAGGAACACCGTTGTGTACACCCTGACGAAGAGATAAGGTTCACAGAGGTAGAGGGGATGCACCTCATCACCTCGTCTGCATGGAGAGAGCTGGCGACGATGTCAGCACAAGGTGGAGTAGGGCTGATGGTGAACAGCAAGGCAAAGGAGGCACTGAGGGGTGTAGTCTCAGTCAGTGACAGAATCCTTACTGCGGAATTCGACGGAAACCCGGTGACCTCTGTCATCATCTGTTACTCCCCGCACAACAGCAGcgaggagaaggaggtggaggcctTCTACAGTAAACTTCACCAAGCTGTCACTTCAATACCGGCACATAACTTCCTGGCTGTGCTTGGCGATTTTAATGACCGG